The genomic interval TGCACCAATTCCACTTCTTGCCAAAGCGATTTAGACCCCACCACATCGGCATCACATTGAAAAAACTCTCTAAAACGCCCTTTTTGCGGACGATCTGCACGCCAAACAGGCTGAATTTGGTATCGTTTAAAAGGGAATTCAATTTCGTTTTGGTGTTGCACCACATAACGAGCAAAAGGCACAGTCAAGTCATAACGCAAGGCTTTCTCAGAAATACTTGCCGTTAATTTCGTACTGTCTTTTGCCTCTAAATGTCCCGCATTGGCCTTAGCCAAATAATCTCCCGAATTCAGGATTTTGAAGATCAAGCGGTCGCCTTCCTCTCCGTATTTCCCCATCAGGGTTTCCGAATTTTCGAATGAAGGCGTTTCAATCGGTTGAAAACCAAATTTCTCAAAATTGGTTTTTATAGTTTGTATGATGTATTGTCTTTTTGCCACCTCAGCAGGTGAAAAATCTCTGGTTCCTTTAGGAATACTTGGTTTTGATGCCATTATAATAGTTTACTTTTATAAAATTGAAAACGGTTTTTATAACTGTAAAAAAAGCCGAAATTCTAATTGGGTACAAATATCTTATTTTTAATAGAAATCTGTTTATAAAAAGGGAAATTAAATTTGGAGGTTTTTTTGAAACACATAGAATCATAGAATTTTGATTGAACCTAAAAAGAGGCGTTTCACTCACAGAGGAAACATAGATTTTCTTTAAACCATAATAAGAAATTGAAGAACATTTAATAGGAATGGAAGTGCATTTAACTTAAAATCTTGGAAAAAATATATTAGGATTAGACAGCGTATTCATTTGTTTTTTTGGCGCCTATTCCAGTTATTCGCTATAGCCCTCTTTCAAAATGCTTTTTTTACAAGGTCGTTACAGGGGCTTCCTCTGGTCGCTCTGTAACTCCCGTAAAAAATAGCATTTTTCAGTCGGGGCTACCGCTACTACCTGGGGCGTTGGCGAGTTGGATATATAAAGATGTTTATATATTCCAATTAAATACTAAAAATAGAAAGCAATTTAAAATCCTGCGGCAACAAAAAGCTACAAACACCTTAGCAAAACAGAACATAAAAAAATGTAATATATTTTGCGTATTTTTGAAGTTAGATATTTACACCATGAATTTGATACAGAATTATAGCAAAGAGATAATAAACTTATGTAAAATACATAAAGTTAAATCTCTGTATGCTTTTGGTTCAGTACTTACAGACAAATTCAATTCAGAAAGTGATGTTGATTTAGTTGTTGATTTCCAACCGATCGATGTTCTTGATTATGGTGACAATTATTACAATTTAAAATTTTCTTTAGAAGACATTTTCAAAAGAAATGTTGACCTACTAGAGGAAAAAGCACTGCGAAATCCATATTTCATAAAGACCTTGAATAAAAATAAAAAACTTATTTATGGATAACGATTTAAAGACTTGGCTTTATGATATTTTAAGCTCCATAAATGAAATCGAAAGTTATTATGTCGAAACTCCCAAAATGTTTGAAATTTATCAAAATGATTTAAGAACCAAACGAGCAGTTGAACGTAATATAGAAATTATTGGAGAAGCAATGAGCAGAATATTAAAGCAAGATCCTAAAATTGAAATTTCTAACTCACGGAAAATTGTTGACGTAAGAAACAGAATAATCCACGGTTATGA from Flavobacterium ovatum carries:
- a CDS encoding nucleotidyltransferase domain-containing protein encodes the protein MAPIPVIRYSPLSKCFFYKVVTGASSGRSVTPVKNSIFQSGLPLLPGALASWIYKDVYIFQLNTKNRKQFKILRQQKATNTLAKQNIKKCNIFCVFLKLDIYTMNLIQNYSKEIINLCKIHKVKSLYAFGSVLTDKFNSESDVDLVVDFQPIDVLDYGDNYYNLKFSLEDIFKRNVDLLEEKALRNPYFIKTLNKNKKLIYG
- a CDS encoding HepT-like ribonuclease domain-containing protein is translated as MDNDLKTWLYDILSSINEIESYYVETPKMFEIYQNDLRTKRAVERNIEIIGEAMSRILKQDPKIEISNSRKIVDVRNRIIHGYDSVSDAVIWGIVIKNLPVLQIEVEKLLNEK